TGTTCAATAACTCACTGCAGATCTTCGACGTGGGTCTTGATCATGAGGGAGAATATGTGTGTGAGGCTTATAACGGAGTGGGTGAACCCCAGAAACAGATCACTACTGTATCTTTAGTGGGTAAGTTGATCCAAATGAGTCCTTTAGAGGGGTCATTTATGTTAAAACTTTGTGTTTGGCTGGTGATTCAGCTTAACACAAGCTGGCATCTCAAATGTTTCAGTTTTAACCTGTGCATTAGTCATCATTTTAGGCCTATGCTGTTTGACACGACCTGTCTCAAACCGAACACAATCTTTGTTGAATTGCAGACCCTGCCAAGATTACAAGTAAGCAGCCGTTTCACATTCTGTTGTATGATATGTCTGATTAACTGCATGCAGGTGGGAGACTTGTAAAATTGTGATATAATCTTTGCTAATATTCATTTCCCCATATTTTAAACTGCAACTTTCTTTGTGTTTCATTCAGCGGACATCAAGGTATTTATTGAGAGTCATAACGACACCTATGAAGACGGCTCTACCATCAACCTCCGATGTAATGCCACTGGATACCCGCCGCCCAAAATCATATGGTACAAAAACAAGGGAGGCGACCGCTTAAAGGAGTCTGAAAAATACGAGTTTGACGACATGGAAGGTCTCGTCATCAACAACGCCACGGAGAAGGACAGTGGTGTTTACTTTTGTAGCGCAAATAATGTCAGGGAATTAAAAACAAACAGCACAAAGATAAAGGTCAATCCACCAGGTAAGTCTGGGATTACTAAGTCCCTTTGCAGTACACTCCAGAGTAGCTTGGATTACTAAGTCCCTTTGCAGTACACTCCAGAGTAGCTTTAAGTCCCTTTGCAGTACACTCCAGAGTAGCGTTCTAGTTTCATTTACCCGCAGAATGTGTAGTAGTCCTCTCCTATTGGTTGGGACTTTGTCCCCTGTTGTGAATTTGTCCCCGGATCTGAATGTGTCCTCGCATGCAACTTTGCCATTGAAGCATACCTACATTTTGTAACCAGTCTTGGAAAATAAAGAGTAATCCCAGCTTTTGCCAGGAGACAATCTATCCATTTGTTGCAAAACGAGCTTGAACGATGTTTGGGGAGGCGAAGAGTGTGTTACAGCAAAGACTCAATGTTCTCTCTTCAACAATGTTCTTGTTCGCTATGATTTTCATCATTGCAGACTGCATTTAACCATTTGGTCAATCAACTTACTGATTTCCCATGTCTGGACATCGATACTTATCAGTCCCTTTCAGCCAAATTGTCTTATGTCTTTGTTTTTGGTTACTTATTATATTGTTCTTTACTCTACGTACAGTGAAAGCCACAACAGTCAAAACCTCAACAACAACTACCCAACCCCTACGTAAGATATTGGTATCAACACTAACCATCACGGTCCACGAATCTATGAATACAATCATATCATATATTCTTATCTCTTTCTCTGTACTCTCCATTCCCATCCCCATCTCCATCTATCATCACCATCGAAATAAATCATCATTTCATGCACCAATCAAATTGGGTCTGGTTGCTCCATTGGCGCTAATGTTGGTGTAAAGTCCTAACACTGCTCTTGTGAATGAGGTTTAGTAGAAAGTGCCTAGTTGAGCGAAACCTGGTGTCTTTAACACTGATTCAGCAACTGGGCCCAGAACTATAAACACTTCACCAAGTACGATTCCTTTTATATATGGCTGGCTGTTCTTCTTTCAGGCCTACACCATTTGTATACACTGTATTAACATGTTACAAAgtaaacagaaataaacattgtcGCTGTATAGTAACCAATTTGTCAACATCATAAGTTGATCTCTGGAGTATATCTGTCTTGATGTTCACACCAGCACTATTGAGTAGAGGTGTAGGAGTAATTTGTGAATAGTTTTATGTAAAATAAAACCTGATGGATGGCCATAAATGATGCAATGACTTGGCTTTACATGAGGCATTGGTTCCAGAAATCTCAGTTTGTGTTTCGTATAAAGGATGTGGTAATTAAAAGCAACTTGCTAAAGGTCAAGGATGTGTCCTTGTCTGAAAATTAACCTGTTTTCCTATTGTGTTTCAGCGATGACGTTTCCCCCGAATTGTTACGACCAACCGAAGTATGCCGACTGCGAACTGATCATTCGAGCCAACCTTTGCAAACATCACTATTTCTCAAAGTTCTGTTGCGAGAGCTGCTATCGGGCGAAGAAGCTACCTTGAGGTTTACGAGTCAAGAatgcttaaagggacaataacaTTTCACCTACGTTCAATCACATGAGTATAAGTCGCGTAAGAGTGCTATTCTCAGTTAAAAGTGAATTGAGAAAATTACATGATTGCTCAGATTCATATTGAAATTCCTGCACAATACTGCAGTCACACTCATTAAATCACGGCCACAGTATTAGACAATAGATTGTTAGGCCTCAAAATGAGGTTTGTGTCATTTctgcacattttcaaaattggtgcTACATTTTCTCTGTTGTCCGTGTTGTAAGATAgaatgttcatttcatttgGGGCGCTGGTGTGGAAGTAGAGAAACATACATTACTGTTGGTCTGCTCTGAAAATGTTTAAATAACTGAATGTTGTTTCTACCAAGATAATGCTCTTTAATACCCAAAATGATGTCAACATTTACTTTCAATTACCACTTCAGAGGATTTCTTTTGGTACAGTTTATATGTACATTTTTGATATTATTGGTGTGAATAGGAATAGATAGGATGAATAGATAGATAGTGTTAGCAAGAGCAGATCCTCTTGTTTGGGGAGGGTCAGTGTATTTGATATGGTACTATTGGTAATAATATATTATGACTTGTTGCTATTGCTGTGGAGAGCCATAACCTGCTGGTGAGGGGGGAATGCTGATGAGTTGCGAGTCTGTCTCAGAACAACTACAAAAGCAAGTTTGCAATTTGACTGTCTCTTGATTCATTTAACTGAGAGCTGTTTTATTATTCTTTTATTTGTAAGAATAAACTGATTTTATGAATGGCATGTTTAGTTTCtttgtgacatacatgtagaccaGGGATAACCACTGTGTTTGTCATCAAGAAGAAATTATGCCATGGCCAGTCCTAGCCTCAAGTGCTTTGTAGAGCCTGGGCAAATGCTTGTTTCATGCATTATGGTTTGCTCAGGGAGAGATTATGTTGTCTTTCATAGTACATGGAAAGGCCATTCATCCCATATTGCTCTGAAGAggaccaagtcacaaccagaagacatGATGTACCAGTCTGAACTAAATGGCTCAAGTTGAGCAAGCCAAATGCGGATAAGTCAGTTCAATAGCATTGGAGAAACTCAATTTGTCAACAGCAGTTTAATTGTAAAATGTATTTCATGGAAGTTTTTACAACACAAAAACATCCAGCACCATTTCAAGAATGAAACTGTGATCTGGTCCAATATAGTTCTGCTCAGTACAGTCGGTACCAGTTTATAAACTCTGGGGAAATTCCATGACTAGATCTATTGCCAGTTGTCCACAGTTATTCCAAAAGTTCTTTGGGCAAGTCCTTTGCAAGAGGGTAACTTGTTTGGGTCCCTTGTGACAGGACACTAATCGTTGCAATCTCCACCGACCTCCGAATCTTCTCCCCGAAGCTCAGGTGGCTGTACTTAGCAATGTAGAAACACAGAGCACCAATGAATGCATCGCCAGCACCCTGGAAAGAAGATTAAGACTCAGTTTAAAATGATTTATAGCTGTAATGGTCTGTTTGGTGACATGCTTTTTGTCTTCAAAGGAGGCTTTCAGTTGCACCAAAAGGCGTACCAAAAGGCCATCAAGACTGTCTCAGTCGAATTGACGGTGTGACTGTTTCCACAACTTTTGAATAGTGTTGATAAGCCAGGACACAGTCGCTGTCTCCTCCAAACTCAGCTGGACACCGTCTCTCTGCCATGTTCAAGCtggatgtgacactgtctccACAATGACATATGACCCGTGTGTCATTGACTGTGACAGTCTTGGCGCCAGGTTCAGGCTGCCAATGAAACTGTCTCTGCCGTGTGCTAGCtggatgtgacactgtctccACAATGACATATGACCCGTGTGTCATTGACTCTGACAGTCTTGGCGCCAGGTTCAGGCTGCCAATGAAACTGTCTCTGCCGTGTGCTAGCTGGATGTGACACTGGATGTCTCCAACATGAAGATCCTGGCCTTTTTGCACATGAGTAGCAAGAACACATATCATACTCACAGTAGTATTCACGGCCTTGACCTTCTTTGCTGGAAGATGTTTGGGTTCTTTCTCCTCCAGACTAGCATAGACACACCCTCCCTCACCAAGGGTCACTATCACAGATTTGCATCCTTTCCCAAGGAGAAATTTTGTGGCCATTTTGGCTTCGTCCACTGTGGCAACAGGCAATCCTGTAAACGTCTCAGTCTGAAAGTACATATTAGTTATCAGTGATACTAGAAGTGATTCCATGAAGAAAGAGTATTTGGGACTGATGTACAACGCGACAAAATCGGTATGCTCGTTAGAACTGACATTTATGTACATCAGGCTCAATCAATGATGCAAAGAGGGCGTCAACTGCATGGACTTGGAAAGTAAACTGACATAAGTGGAGGTTGACAATGGGAAATTCTCAAAGGACATCAGTAGAATGTAGCTGTGTCTTGGTATAAAGGAATATGATGGAGTACCAACAAAGCCAAGCCCAGCAAACAGACAAACCAACAAAACGACCAGATGGACTCGTTTTTGAGGACGGGGTGGGTATCATCAACATACCTCAGTTTCGTTCGTACAGAAGATATCAGAGACAGTGAACATCTCCTCGCACAAAGGTTCGGCACTTGGAGGTGCAGCGTTGAGGACAGTTGTCACTGAAAGAGAATTGATCCTGGATGTACTATTGTGTTTGTCACAATCTTTATACTAGTCTCTGTTACAATCTTACAAAGTTGTGAAACTTAAAAGACGGCGAAGCTACCACACTTCTTGAAATACGAAATGCGTTCTCCCTGTATCCGCTCCTCTTCATTCCTGAATGGCTATAAATGAGTTGAACCATTGGAGAGATATGGTCAGAGCTGGTAGGCTCAAGAGATCCATCTGACGAGCATGGGAATTACAACTACCTCCATGTTTCTTTGCCACTTTCAGAGCAGCAAGCGTCGTTGCATGGGTTGTCTCTAATTGGCAGCTGACAACTTTGGCAGATTTGATCATGTCTTCAGCTTTTTGAATATCGTCTTTGTTCAGCAGGAGTGTTGCCTGATAAGCTACAGATATGCAGTTCATACCtgaagtggaaggaatcaaacacATTACTTGTTTACTGGCAAAGCTTCAGCAACATATATCAATGATGTTGTGACATCTTTATGAGTAGGTAAACTTGGCATGTGAATGCGATCGATCAGAATTCCAAAATACAATATCACCATTTCCAACACTCTCATCGTCAAGATCACTATTCCAACAGGCTGTATGATCAATGTAATCTGATAATAGAACAGGTCAGTGTGGTTTTGTCCGTTCCTTTTTATGCATATCCTACCAATAAATCTCATTCTATCTCATAACCAGTTGCTCATAACATGCCTTATATACTGAAGTATACTGTGTCATTtaagtcatgatttcaacccATCTCGTGCAGTAAAGAGCGATGCAAGggacaatggcacaaccaggATCGCATGTTGGTTGTGAACAACCGTTCACCTAATGAGGACAGTGTCACGTACAATCAAGGAGGATTTCTTCTGAGCGCTGTTATAGCTGCTGCCCTTTGATAAAGTGGATGTCGATCCTGCGTCTGtagacacatacatgtacttggtttGATATAATGTTGACCAGCAAGGCTCTGCTGGGCCACTACGTCTAACCAAATTTAAGTGACTGACGCAAACTTTCAGTTAAAAGCCTCAGACATGACAAAGGCAGCAGCTTACCATCATCTCGTACCATAACACATGCCAGGGCTGTCCCAGCTTCACTCGTTGTGAAGACAAAGTCTGAAATGAATGGAATTTCTGTTCATCCAGTTGACCCTACATTACATGCCCCTAcccagtcccccccccccccaaaaggtCTCATTGAACCAAGATGAAAACCGCATAGCTTCCGTATACAATATGAGCATTCGAAGTACAAAGTCACAGCCACATCTGAGATACTTCCCACACCTCACAACTTAAATTACTGAAACAAATGTCAGCACTATGCGGTGTTAGTATCTTTGAAACACTTATTGTCATCATTACCTCACTGATAATGGCATAAGAGAGTTCATATCCGCATTATGTCTCTAGAGGAGACGGTGCTCATGTCTTTTGGAGGCGGTTGTTTCTGGACGATTTCCCACTCCCATATATTTGACAAACGAAGCGCACTGACATCAATGTAATCAATCACCTGCATTAATTTAATGATTACCTGAATTCAGACCAGCCTCTTCATATCCAGCAAAATGCATTTTCCCAAAAACATCATCCCCAACCTGCAATCACAAAACAAGTAAGACGCAGGGGTTATCCGCTTTGAGGAGACTGTCTTAAAGTCATATTGGAGACAGATATTCATAGGTTGTGATCACCAGTGGAGACGATTCTATGCACTCTCGGAAGGACTGTCCTTGCGTCTTTCAGACACGGTTGCACACATGGAAGGCGACTGTCCTAAAATTTTACTAAGACAGATATTTCTTGCTTGGGATGACAAATGGAGACGGTTCTGTGCACTCTTCTCAGCAGGGATATCCTCATGTCACTCGGAGACAAGTGTTTGAGGAAGGTATCTCACTTCAGTCATTCTCTAGACATGTTTCAAGGGGCCTGTCATTCAAGTCTGTTTACATGTCTTTCagagccggtgtaacagtaacaaatgcccccctggaaaaagtgtccggccctattgtattctgcaattggttctatagagaccctgaccgtcaatagctcagagattgaagcgcataatagaatcctttggttcccgggcattctatcctaagacattttaaacttctaacGGCCGGTTGTTTCAATAGGGGTTTCCTTCTTgtacttggaggagactgtccccaCATTACTGTCTTAGGAACTGGAGGAGCCAAGACTGCTGTTCTATCACAAGATGAGTAATGTCATGCAGGTCTCGTCCATTATAAGCTGTTTAAACTGACAAATATGTCTGTTACTCCTACCTTTCCAATTAGAGCAGACTTTGCCCCTAACTTTGCTGCCATGACGGCTTGGTTTGCCCCCTTGCCACCATATCCCATTGTGCAGTAACGAGCGCAGACACTCTCTCCAGGCTTGGGGAATGTGGGACAGAAACTGAAGGGAAAATATTAAATGAGTCTTTGAGACTACTGTAGTCATGGCCCGGGTCATGGCACAACCAGGTGTCTGGCTGGAGACAATATTGTCTAAACTGATTGTGACACCCCGAAGGAAATGCATGATGTGAGATTGGCCAAAAGCTGCTAAAACATTTTATAGGTTATAGAAACATGTCAACACATATCTCCACCGAAGGATGTGGTAAAACGCCCCATACCCTGTTCCTTGGTACCACGTCCCATCCAGTTCATGACCGCACTCGAAGTGTACAGTACACCCTATTGTGATATCAAGAAAGGGTAAATATGGTACGCCTACCCTTGCCATCATGCCTTGTCTTTGGCTTGGCCGGTACACCCAGTGTCTCTAGCCTAAAGATTCATTACCTACCTGTAAATATCAGTGACAATCCCACCAACACTGACCACATCCATTCTCTTCTCAAAGCTTCAACTAAAACTGTACAGTATTAAGAGTCACACCACCGCAGCTTGGCCTAGACAGTGTCCCCAATTGATAATCAGCAGTTGGTTGGGTGCCAAAAATCAATGCAAATCAGGGGATTTCCACTATCTTCTGGTTTGGCAGGCGACTTGACTGTGAATGTTCTGGTGTTTACTAGGATGTCCATAGTACAGTACCATCTCAGACTGGTCACTTGTTATCACACACATGAATTCATTGTCCTTGAAATTATGTTGACTTGGGGATGTCCAAATTTAAGGACATCCAGCTTTTGAGATGTCCAACCTGTGTGTTTCCAAGGGGATGTAAAGGGGTCTATCTAATGCAATCAATGGCATGGACAAGTGACTGAGCTAAACTATGAGATGCCTTGGTCTCAATCTTTTGAGaaagggggtgggggtgggggtctATCAAATCTGTCGTGGTTTGTATTGATATTGTACATCTGCCACAATGTATCCAGCTCTGAAATACATCTAACCTATTACTGTGAAGGTCATGAAGTTGTTCAGGGTTGTTTGGTAGTTTTGGGCTTCACCCATTATCCCGTCCTTGGGGGTATAAAGTGGCTCCATGAAGGACAGTAGCTCAGGATGTGCACATGACCGGATAAGACAAAGACTCCCAAGGCTGTCAATTCATCTACTCCTAAGCTGATTAGGGGAGTAACAAGGCGATTCACTGCATCTGGAGTGTAAGTAAAGCATGGTTCATATAAATATATTATTTATTCCTGGCTATAGCACATTCAAGAACATGTACATCCAGATATAATAAAGGCAATAACTTGGGATCTTGGAACAGGAAATGAAAACTAGGTAGAGACCGACCCACTATTTCCCTACAGATAACAAGACTACAGATTACAAGTAACAGAGGGGGATAATGTACATATTGGCAAAGGGGAAATGTAGAAATCAAGACCTCCTCAGTTAATCCATCAGTTAGTTCAGCACACAGGGTCATCTTGATTTCTCCCCTTCGCTGTTGGTCGATGCCCTATGATTAGGCCATGTTTGGAAAGTTTTGGACaaaagttgtacacaaaatctGTACCAAAGAAACGAAGAGAAGGAAAGTAGCGTCATCTGTGCACACTTGTCTCTCAAATACAAATGGAACATGACCTAAACTCAGACTTGCATGTGTCTGTGTGTGCTGTCACTAATCATCTGCTTAAGTCATGAGTAGATCTCAACAAACATTTGAGAGACAGGCAGACAAGACAAGCATCCCATTCAAATCATCCTCTCATGTTCTACTCCAATACAAAACACTTCTTACAAAATTGAATACTTGGTATTGAGATGGAGATAAAAATTCCACAATGCCGTTGTGAAGACCAATATACATATATtacaaatgccaagtttcagcaaatttacaTGCATAATAACGACACTACAGCAATGTGTATTTCAATTTAGATGAGCTGCAAGAAAACACAATGAACTCGATCGGCGAAATTCAAACATTTTCTTTAGAACAGGCAATGAACAGAGCATCACTCTAAGCATTTAATTTCATTTTGTGCGGCTAAGTCTGAGATTTCTGTTGAGATGCCACACCAATCAAACAGCTTGCATATGACAAGTGCTAGTCTGTAACACAATAAATGGCAGTTGATGAAGCAGAAATGCAATAGGAACACAAAGGAGGCAGCCCACATGGTCACTTGACAATAGTTACATGTTCGAGTATGATACAATACACTACTGTTCAACAATCTCGGCCTGCTCCATCTGTTCAAGCTGACCTTGGCCATCCATCGCAAGGAGTGCTTGCACAGTTTCAAGAGGAATAGGTTCACCAGCTGGGTGCTGTATCTGCAGTACGGTACCATCTGGTTTCTGAACCAGAATCACCCCCTCTGGAGTCTGGAATATCTGCACTTGGTTCGATTCCACTGCATCTTGCTCGTTATCCATCTGAACAAGAATTTGACCGTCAGCCTCCGCTGCTTCAACATATTGTACTCCTTCATTTTCTTCCACCGCTGCAGGAGTGACAGACCCATTTGCATCCGTAATTGTCTCAGTCTCCGGCTCGTGAGCTTTTCCTTCACACACAGTACTTTGAGTTTCTAATTTCATCGGATTACTGACTACACTGGTCTTTTCTGCGATCGAATTCATCGCAACATTATCCTCAGTATTTGCTTTAGTAGCGGTGACCGCCACACCGTTCTCCTCTGCTACCAATACCTTGCCTTCATCAGCTATTTGAATAGCTACCGGTTTAGCTGGACTACTCAGGCTAGCACTAGCAGAAACAGGTGGCTTTTTTGGGCTCTTTTTTACGTCCAACTCGGAATTATTTGAATTTGCCCTCACCACATGAATACGTGGAATAGGTACTTTATTTTTCGACTGCACTGTTGTGGTGACTCTGGGTGGAGTCAGAGGGGTTGCCACCTTATTGTTTGTCATACTTGACGGGGCACTGCCGAGTATAACaggtacatcatcatcatcatcagtctgTATCCGAACTCTTTTACCTGGTCTGTCTCCAACCAGATCTGAGGGGTTAACCACCTCAATAGTCCGTTTATGGGCCATTTTAGTGTCCGTAATACCTGACATACATGAGTTACTGGTCAGGAACTTGTACTGGAATGGCGTGTCACCATCTGTGGGTATTTCCATCACGTCGTAAGTGCCGACAGACAGACCGAGAGATGACGCAATGACTTCATTAGTGAGCTGAAAGGACGAAATGAGAAATCAATTTTCATTCATGAATATCTCAAGACTTCTTAACATCTTCTTTCTCTTCAGCACGTAAGTGTTGCTCTTCATATCATTGCATCCATAACGTACCAATGCCAAGACCACTCGAAGAAAGACACAAACTCCAGGCGCACCATTCTTAATTGGACAACACTTGTAGGCCCTGATATAATATCGCTTCCCAGACCCTGGTTTTGTACttacttgaaatttgttctGGCTCTCGTCCCCAGAACTTGGTTGTTCAGATAGTGGAGTAGATGATGGCTTCAGGTACTCCTGGCAGACCTTCTTTACTTGCTTCTGGAGTTCCTCAAACTCGGTTACGATATCAGAGATGCATGGCCTAAGGGGACGTCCCTTCTCTGTCTTCATCATGAGGAATTCCCAGAGAGTGATAGCTTTCGTGAGCCGAGGCAGCACAACCTCCATTAGCTCTTCATCTTCGCATTGCTTGATGAACTGAAAATGATGTTTCAGATGAGCATTGGTTATTTTCAAAGGCCACAACCCAACAAACAACAAATGACACTCCGGGAGAAAAGCATCTTATCCTCAGACAGGACCAAAAGTGATTGCGCCTGTCAATCCCAACTTCTCAGATGTGGACAATAACTTTAACATGGTTTATTTCTTATCCAACTTACTTCTTTAAGACTAACTTTCCGCTTTGGTTTGCTTTCCAAGATCATCTGTCTTGCTCGCTGAAGATGCTGCAGCTTTGCAGCAGATGCTGAGGAAGATTTTGGTGGTCGTCCCGGACCTCGTTTGCCAAGCGTCGGGGCAGAGACTGGAGCTGGTACTGATGGAACTGATGGTACTGGCGGGGTATCTCCTGATGCAGATGCAACTGTGGTGGCCTGATTCCTGTCCACTTGAACGGCAGGCACTGAACTACTTGTGCTGCTTGCTGGACTTGACACCATACCATTGGTGAATGATGTGGAGCTGTTCTTGCCTGAAGTGAGATCACACAACGTGACAATTGTATTCTGATTGAATTGTAAACTAATAGAAATACACGTTGAATACATGAAATGCCTTGCTTATAAGGACAAAGACGATAAAGCGATTGGTGTCAATCCCACGACCACCTGAATATAAGCTCAGCGCTCTTATCACTATGCCACTGATTACCCCGTTATTTTGATAAGAATTATATCTCACTCACTTGTGGGGAGATCATCTAAAGTACCATGGTCAGGAAAGAACTTGTAGTGCCTCGCAAGACCGCCCCTTCCAATGTAACCCTTTCCGCATGCTTGACACTGGTTCGTTTTTGGTCTTGTTGCCTCTAACAAACCTGGAACAAAAACCAAAGACATAATGAGACCAAGAGATGATGTCTTTCGAACGCTAGGGGTTGGATATGAAACACCCTTGCAATGTTGTAGCTCAAGTGTGAGGTGAAGCTGTAGACCAACTCCTTTATCGAAAACACAAGTGTTCATTCATTTCATATCACTCTGTGACCTATCCACATGAGAGGATGACACTACTTGAATTGTTCATTACCCACTTTCATTCAAAACTTACTCTCCGCATCCAAACTGTCGGCATCATCTCGGCTTTCAGCGTCATCTTCCTCACCCTCACTAGCTTTATAGTCGGAATACCCTCCGTTATCATCGTCTTCCCGATAGTCCTCTTCCCAATCCAACAGATGAATATGCTTGTAATCTTTCATCATGTGCTTGGGAGGCTTAGAGACACGACCAGATCTTGTCCGGGGACGTTGCTTCTTTCTTGCGGCTTTCTCCTCCCGTGAAAGTGCTGgcaattctaatctttcatcttcttctGGTAGGGGATGTTTCCTTGGCCTTCCGCGACCCCGCCCACGTCCAAAACTCATCATCGTCGTTTTGTTacccaaaatatttttagttCTAGAGGCAACTGCTGTGCGGGTTACTCCTGGAGATTTGTGAAGATCAGATGGATATATGACACGATACACGATTTTAGTATTTGTCTGTGGATTAAATAGTGTACTGGAACCAGCTTCTTCGGTT
Above is a window of Lineus longissimus chromosome 3, tnLinLong1.2, whole genome shotgun sequence DNA encoding:
- the LOC135485243 gene encoding ribokinase-like; translated protein: MDVVSVGGIVTDIYSFCPTFPKPGESVCARYCTMGYGGKGANQAVMAAKLGAKSALIGKVGDDVFGKMHFAGYEEAGLNSDFVFTTSEAGTALACVMVRDDGMNCISVAYQATLLLNKDDIQKAEDMIKSAKVVSCQLETTHATTLAALKVAKKHGVTTVLNAAPPSAEPLCEEMFTVSDIFCTNETETETFTGLPVATVDEAKMATKFLLGKGCKSVIVTLGEGGCVYASLEEKEPKHLPAKKVKAVNTTGAGDAFIGALCFYIAKYSHLSFGEKIRRSVEIATISVLSQGTQTSYPLAKDLPKELLE
- the LOC135485249 gene encoding uncharacterized protein LOC135485249; translated protein: MADEQNQQQSFHVESMPNGNDGVHQVVLNSEGLVHATEMVDGTQVSIVEAGVSEDILQQALEEAAAGGFDIENATVEYRTENGEEHQYVTVPDGLTLSDLGDGNTYTIINSENGEQILTPYTIGDQGQGDENQVTQLVNISDDTATSFGGSQHIHEVVELPQQGSLPVQLEIPEDTIMDPMDTEQTPTSVSLLNVDSGAPLGSSDNPIRIVQQGNQYTSVQQLTPEQLTHIMQVLQQQQVAKATEEAGSSTLFNPQTNTKIVYRVIYPSDLHKSPGVTRTAVASRTKNILGNKTTMMSFGRGRGRGRPRKHPLPEEDERLELPALSREEKAARKKQRPRTRSGRVSKPPKHMMKDYKHIHLLDWEEDYREDDDNGGYSDYKASEGEEDDAESRDDADSLDAESLLEATRPKTNQCQACGKGYIGRGGLARHYKFFPDHGTLDDLPTSKNSSTSFTNGMVSSPASSTSSSVPAVQVDRNQATTVASASGDTPPVPSVPSVPAPVSAPTLGKRGPGRPPKSSSASAAKLQHLQRARQMILESKPKRKVSLKEFIKQCEDEELMEVVLPRLTKAITLWEFLMMKTEKGRPLRPCISDIVTEFEELQKQVKKVCQEYLKPSSTPLSEQPSSGDESQNKFQLTNEVIASSLGLSVGTYDVMEIPTDGDTPFQYKFLTSNSCMSGITDTKMAHKRTIEVVNPSDLVGDRPGKRVRIQTDDDDDVPVILGSAPSSMTNNKVATPLTPPRVTTTVQSKNKVPIPRIHVVRANSNNSELDVKKSPKKPPVSASASLSSPAKPVAIQIADEGKVLVAEENGVAVTATKANTEDNVAMNSIAEKTSVVSNPMKLETQSTVCEGKAHEPETETITDANGSVTPAAVEENEGVQYVEAAEADGQILVQMDNEQDAVESNQVQIFQTPEGVILVQKPDGTVLQIQHPAGEPIPLETVQALLAMDGQGQLEQMEQAEIVEQ